A part of Salvelinus alpinus chromosome 5, SLU_Salpinus.1, whole genome shotgun sequence genomic DNA contains:
- the LOC139575699 gene encoding vacuolar protein sorting-associated protein 33B isoform X2 — MAHSVRRDAPELPDFSLLKRLARDQLIYLLEQLPGRKDLFIEADLMSPLDRIANVITLKQHDVDKLYKVEYKPIVSTSDQLCFLIRPRIKTVKWICDVVNTDKAFGRFRRYKIIFSPQKFYACENLLEEQGIFGDVTTDEWSFYLLPLDDDIISLELPEFFRDNFLEGDQRWVRTAGSALHLLHSVYGPFSKVYGIGRCSKMAYESWREQVEEGEQRARQAEIGNVFLIDRDVDLVTPLCSQVVYEGLVDDIFRIKCGCVEFGPDVTSSDKSIKVMLNSQDKVFNEIRNEHFSQVFGFLSQKARNLQTAYDKRSGMDIKQMKTFVSEELKGLKQEHRLLSLHIGASESMMKKKTKQDFQELLKTEHSLLEGFEIRECISYIEEHINRQVSMVESMRLLCLLSLTENGLLPKDYRSLKAQFLQSYGIEHLLTFSNLKQLGLLVEQQPGETLTVMESRVGKLVNDKTAGKLTDAFSSLAKKSNFRALGRRLNLVPKSDEEYDLRVPRDMAYIFSGAYIPLSCKLIEQVLERDGWTGLEEVTRMLNGHEFAVTGSNGSDARVKTDSQRIILVMFLGGCTFSEISALRFLGREKGLKFIVVTTAITNSARLLESMLDNHA; from the exons ATGGCTCACAGTGTCAGGAGAGATGCCCCTGAGCTCCCTGACTTCTCTCTGCTCAAGAGGTTGGCCAGGGACCAGCTCATTTACCTACTGGAACAG CTACCTGGGAGGAAGGACCTGTTCATTGAGGCAGATTTGATGAGCCCCCTGGACCGCATTGCTAATGTCATAACACTAAAG CAACATGATGTGGACAAGCTTTACAAAGTGGAATACAAACCCATTGTCAGCACCTCAGATCA ACTATGCTTCCTGATCCGCCCAAGAATAAAAACTGTCAAGTGGATATGTG ATGTGGTCAATACAGACAAAGCATTTGGGAGATTCAGAAGATACAAGATTATATTTAGCCCTCAGAAG TTTTATGCATGCGAGAACCTTTTGGAGGAGCAGGGAATCTTTGGTG ATGTGACTACTGACGAGTGGTCATTCTACCTCCTGCCCCTGGACGATGACATCATTAGCTTGGAGCTTCCGGAATTCTTCAGAGACAACTTCCTG GAGGGAGACCAGCGCTGGGTGAGAACAGCGGGTAGTGCCCTGCATCTCCTACACTCTGTCTACGGCCCCTTCTCTAAGGTGTATGGGATCGGACGATGCTCCAAG ATGGCGTATGAATCGTGGAGGGagcaggtggaggagggggaacaGAGAGCGCGTCAAGCGGAGATCGGAAATGTGTTTCTCATTGACAGAG ATGTGGACCTTGTGACTCCTCTGTGTTCCCAGGTTGTCTATGAAGGACTTGTGGATGATATTTTCAGAATTAAATGTG GATGTGTGGAGTTTGGTCCAGATGTCACCTCCTCTGACAAGAGTATAAAAGTGATGCTAAACTCTCAAGATAAG gTTTTTAACGAGATCAGGAACGAGCATTTCTCCCAGGTGTTTGGCTTCCTAAGTCAAAAGGCCCGAAACCTCCAGACTGCATATGAT AAGCGTAGTGGAATGGACATTAAACAGATGAAGACGTTTGTGTCGGAGGAGCTGAAAGGGTTAAAACAGGAGCATCGGCTCCTCAGTTTGC ATATTGGTGCCAGTGAGTCGATGATGAAGAAGAAAACGAAACAGGACTTCCAAGAGCTGTTGAAGACAGAGCACT CCTTACTTGAGGGGTTTGAAATACGTGAATGTATTTCCTACATAGAGGAGCATATCAATAGACAG GTCTCTATGGTGGAAAGTATGAGACTCCTTTGTCTGCTGTCTCTCACAGAAAACG GCCTCCTTCCCAAAGATTATCGGTCATTAAAAGCCCAGTTTCTACAG AGTTATGGCATTGAACACCTACTGACGTTTTCCAACCTGAAGCAGCTAGGCCTGCTGGTGGAGCAGCAGCCTGGAGAGACCCTCACTGTCATGGAGAGCAGAGTGGGCAAACTGGTCAACGACAAAACCGCAG GAAAGCTGACTGATGCCTTCTCCTCCCTGGCCAAGAAGAGCAATTTCCGTGCCTTGGGCAGGAGGCTCAATCTG GTGCCCAAGTCAGATGAAGAGTATGACCTCCGTGTCCCTCGAGACATGGCCTATATCTTCAGTGGAGCCTACATTCCTTTGAGCTGCAAACTCATCGAACAG GTATTGGAGCGTGATGGCTGGACAGGGCTCGAGGAAGTCACCCGCATGCTCAACGGACATGAATTTGCAGTCACAG gtaGCAACGGATCAGACGCAAGGGTGAAAACCGATTCCCAGCGTATCATCCTAGTCATGTTCCTGGGTGGGTGCACCTTCTCAGAGATCTCAGCACTACGCTTCCTGGGCAGAGAGAAAG GTCTTAAATTCATTGTGGTGACCACAGCTATCACAAACAGTGCCAGACTTCTGGAGTCTATGTTGGACAACCATGCATGA
- the LOC139575699 gene encoding vacuolar protein sorting-associated protein 33B isoform X1, with amino-acid sequence MAHSVRRDAPELPDFSLLKRLARDQLIYLLEQLPGRKDLFIEADLMSPLDRIANVITLKQHDVDKLYKVEYKPIVSTSDQLCFLIRPRIKTVKWICDVVNTDKAFGRFRRYKIIFSPQKFYACENLLEEQGIFGDVTTDEWSFYLLPLDDDIISLELPEFFRDNFLEGDQRWVRTAGSALHLLHSVYGPFSKVYGIGRCSKMAYESWREQVEEGEQRARQAEIGNVFLIDRDVDLVTPLCSQVVYEGLVDDIFRIKCGCVEFGPDVTSSDKSIKVMLNSQDKVFNEIRNEHFSQVFGFLSQKARNLQTAYDKRSGMDIKQMKTFVSEELKGLKQEHRLLSLHIGASESMMKKKTKQDFQELLKTEHSLLEGFEIRECISYIEEHINRQVSMVESMRLLCLLSLTENGLLPKDYRSLKAQFLQSYGIEHLLTFSNLKQLGLLVEQQPGETLTVMESRVGKLVNDKTAGKLTDAFSSLAKKSNFRALGRRLNLVPKSDEEYDLRVPRDMAYIFSGAYIPLSCKLIEQVLERDGWTGLEEVTRMLNGHEFAVTAGSNGSDARVKTDSQRIILVMFLGGCTFSEISALRFLGREKGLKFIVVTTAITNSARLLESMLDNHA; translated from the exons ATGGCTCACAGTGTCAGGAGAGATGCCCCTGAGCTCCCTGACTTCTCTCTGCTCAAGAGGTTGGCCAGGGACCAGCTCATTTACCTACTGGAACAG CTACCTGGGAGGAAGGACCTGTTCATTGAGGCAGATTTGATGAGCCCCCTGGACCGCATTGCTAATGTCATAACACTAAAG CAACATGATGTGGACAAGCTTTACAAAGTGGAATACAAACCCATTGTCAGCACCTCAGATCA ACTATGCTTCCTGATCCGCCCAAGAATAAAAACTGTCAAGTGGATATGTG ATGTGGTCAATACAGACAAAGCATTTGGGAGATTCAGAAGATACAAGATTATATTTAGCCCTCAGAAG TTTTATGCATGCGAGAACCTTTTGGAGGAGCAGGGAATCTTTGGTG ATGTGACTACTGACGAGTGGTCATTCTACCTCCTGCCCCTGGACGATGACATCATTAGCTTGGAGCTTCCGGAATTCTTCAGAGACAACTTCCTG GAGGGAGACCAGCGCTGGGTGAGAACAGCGGGTAGTGCCCTGCATCTCCTACACTCTGTCTACGGCCCCTTCTCTAAGGTGTATGGGATCGGACGATGCTCCAAG ATGGCGTATGAATCGTGGAGGGagcaggtggaggagggggaacaGAGAGCGCGTCAAGCGGAGATCGGAAATGTGTTTCTCATTGACAGAG ATGTGGACCTTGTGACTCCTCTGTGTTCCCAGGTTGTCTATGAAGGACTTGTGGATGATATTTTCAGAATTAAATGTG GATGTGTGGAGTTTGGTCCAGATGTCACCTCCTCTGACAAGAGTATAAAAGTGATGCTAAACTCTCAAGATAAG gTTTTTAACGAGATCAGGAACGAGCATTTCTCCCAGGTGTTTGGCTTCCTAAGTCAAAAGGCCCGAAACCTCCAGACTGCATATGAT AAGCGTAGTGGAATGGACATTAAACAGATGAAGACGTTTGTGTCGGAGGAGCTGAAAGGGTTAAAACAGGAGCATCGGCTCCTCAGTTTGC ATATTGGTGCCAGTGAGTCGATGATGAAGAAGAAAACGAAACAGGACTTCCAAGAGCTGTTGAAGACAGAGCACT CCTTACTTGAGGGGTTTGAAATACGTGAATGTATTTCCTACATAGAGGAGCATATCAATAGACAG GTCTCTATGGTGGAAAGTATGAGACTCCTTTGTCTGCTGTCTCTCACAGAAAACG GCCTCCTTCCCAAAGATTATCGGTCATTAAAAGCCCAGTTTCTACAG AGTTATGGCATTGAACACCTACTGACGTTTTCCAACCTGAAGCAGCTAGGCCTGCTGGTGGAGCAGCAGCCTGGAGAGACCCTCACTGTCATGGAGAGCAGAGTGGGCAAACTGGTCAACGACAAAACCGCAG GAAAGCTGACTGATGCCTTCTCCTCCCTGGCCAAGAAGAGCAATTTCCGTGCCTTGGGCAGGAGGCTCAATCTG GTGCCCAAGTCAGATGAAGAGTATGACCTCCGTGTCCCTCGAGACATGGCCTATATCTTCAGTGGAGCCTACATTCCTTTGAGCTGCAAACTCATCGAACAG GTATTGGAGCGTGATGGCTGGACAGGGCTCGAGGAAGTCACCCGCATGCTCAACGGACATGAATTTGCAGTCACAG caggtaGCAACGGATCAGACGCAAGGGTGAAAACCGATTCCCAGCGTATCATCCTAGTCATGTTCCTGGGTGGGTGCACCTTCTCAGAGATCTCAGCACTACGCTTCCTGGGCAGAGAGAAAG GTCTTAAATTCATTGTGGTGACCACAGCTATCACAAACAGTGCCAGACTTCTGGAGTCTATGTTGGACAACCATGCATGA
- the LOC139575708 gene encoding rheacalcin-1-like yields the protein MKMWEEALEYCRDHYTDLPSLLSETEHLQAQSKMEGTQTDHVWTGLIFLAREWLWVNGDQLEYQAWTGGKLPHCPAQYLHCGTLTRDEEPWGTRNCEERINFLCYRA from the coding sequence ATGAAGATGTGGGAGGAGGCTCTGGAGTACTGCAGGGATCACTACACCGACCTCCCCAGCCTGCTCTCTGAGACTGAACATCTCCAGGCCCAGAGCAAGATGGAGGGCACACAGACGGACCATGTGTGGACGGGTCTGATCTTCCTGGCCAGAGAATGGCTGTGGGTGAACGGGGACCAGCTGGAGTACCAGGCCTGGACTGGCGGGAAGTTGCCCCACTGCCCCGCCCAATACCTCCACTGTGGGACCCTGACCAGGGATGAAGAGCCCTGGGGAACCAGGAACTGTGAGGAGAGGATCAACTTCCTCTGCTACAGAGCGTGA